The Rickettsiella endosymbiont of Dermanyssus gallinae genomic interval GAGGGTAGATAAGCGATTAGAATTATGCTATGAACTTAGGCCGGTTAAACATTTTATTTAATCTAGAGGAATTATTGTGACAAGTGTTTTAGCAACAGCAACTTTCGTTTGGCAAAAATGTTTGGATCGTTTGCAAAACCATATTTCTCTCCAAGATTTTAATACGTGGATTCGCCCGTTACAGGCTGAGCATAAAGAAGATCAGCTTGTATTGTGGGCACCTAATCAATTTGTATTGCATTGTGTCAATGAGCGTTTTTTAGTGCACATTAATCAAATTTTGACACGATTGGATGATGTTCCTCCCGAAGTGATTTTAAAAGTAGGCAGTCGTGCTAATCAAGGCGCGCCGGCATTACGACACACACAAGAAGTAAAAGCACCGGTTAAAACAACCCGATTGTCGGCTACGCACATTAATACCAACTTTACTTTTGTAAATTTTGTTGAAGGTAAATCTAATCAATTAGCGCGTGCTGCAAGTGTACAAGTCGGTGAAAATCCTGGTGGCGCCTATAATCCCTTGTTACTTTATGGGGGCGTAGGTTTAGGTAAAACGCATTTAATGCATGCTATAGGCAATTCTATTTTGCATAAAAACCCAAATGCAAAAGTGTTGTATCTACATTCTGAGCGTTTTGTAGCCGATATGATTAAAGCGCTGCAAACCAACACAATCAATGACTTTAAAACATATTATCGTTCCTTAGATGCATTATTGATTGATGATATCCAGTTTTTCGCCGGAAAAGATCGATCACAAGAAGAGTTTTTTCATACGTTTAATACTTTACTCGAGAGCCAGCAACAAATTGTTTTGACCTGTGATCGTTACCCCAAAGAAATGTCCGGCGTAGAAGAAAGGTTAAAATCAAGATTAGGTTGGGGACTTACTGTTGCTATTGAGCCGCCTGATCTAGAAACGCGAGTTGCTATTTTAATTAGTAAAGCAGAACAAACAAAAGTTAATTTGCCTCAAGAAGTTGCTTTCTTTATTGGTAAACGTATTCATTCAAATGTAAGAGAGTTAGAAGGCGTTTTGAAACGCGTGATTGCCTACGCACAATTCACGGGTTGTCAAATTACGTTAGAATTAGTAAGAGAAGCTATAAAAGATGTGCTTGCTTTGCAGGATAAATTAGTAACTGTAGATAATATTATTAAAACAGTTGCTGAATATTATAAAATTAAAGTATCTGATTTGATTTCTAAACGTCGTACCTCTTCTTTAGCAAGGGCTAGACAAATTGCAATGGCGCTTGCTAAAGAATTAACAAATCATAGTTTACCTGAATTGGGTCGAGCATTTGGGGGACGTGATCATACGACGGTGCTGCACGCGTTCCGTAAAATACAAGAATTAAAAAAAACCAATACCGGTGTCGCTGAGGACTTTATAAATTTATTGCGTACGCTATCAAATTGAGGAAGAAAAATGCAGTTTACAATTAATCGTGAAGCCTTATTAAAACCATTACAACTTGTGACTGCGGTTATTGAGCGTCGTCAGACAGTACCTATACTGGCTAATGTCTTTTTAAATTTAAAAGATAAGGCATTATCGTTATTAGGCACAGACATGGAAGTAGAGCTATCAGGGCGGATAGCATTAGAAGACGCCGGTAAAGAAGGTAAGACCACGGCGCCAGCACGTAAACTGGTAGATATTTGTAAAAGTTTACCCGAAGAAAGCCTGTTAAAACTTCAACAAAAAGGCGATAAACTTATTCTGCAATGTGGCCGTAGTCGTTTTAATCTAGCGACATTGCCAGCCACTGATTTTCCTATTTCTGAAGAATCCTCTAGTGCAAATAATAAACAATTAACCTTCACACTCCCTCAAAAACGATTACGTTCTCTCATCGAGGCGACTAATTTTGCGATGGCTCAACAGGATGTACGTTATTATCTGAACGGAATGTTGTGGGAATTCGGCCAAGGAAGCTTACGTGCCGTAGCAACAGATGGACATCGTTTGGCAACCAGCATCAAAGCTTTGATTTCCCATACTAGGACAAATTTGAAGCAGAGTGATATTTCATTAAGTGATAATCAATTTATTATCCCTAGAAAAGCAGTTTATGAACTTTCGCGCTTGTTGAGTGATGATGAAGAGAATGACGTCACTATTTCATTAAATAACAATCAATTACGCGTCAATATGCCGGATTATACCTTTACCTCTAAACTTATCGATGGAAAGTTTCCAGGTTACGATCGCGTTATCCCACAAAGTGGCGATAAAACTTTAACCGTTGATCGGGATTTACTGAAATCTTCTTTAATGCGAGTAGGTATTTTATCAAATGATAAGCATAGAAGTATCTGTTTAGAAATGCAGGCGAAAGAATTGCGCATATTTGCTAATAACCTTGATCAGGAAGATGCAGAAGATGTACTTGAGGTTGATTTTTCAGGCGAAGCAATTACCGTCGCGTTTAATATTAACTATTTAATAGACGTATTAAATAGTTTGCCAACAGGATTGGTAAGAATGACCTTAACCTCAACGGATGCCAGTGTAAGATTAGAATCCGTTGAAGAAAATACCAGCATTTACGTTATTATGCCGATGCGTTTATAAGGCCTCATGCAGGTATTTCGTCTAAAAATAAACCAATTTCGAAACCTTGTTGATCTAGATCTTGAGTTTTCCCCCCGATTTAATTTTATTTATGGGTCTAATGGCAGTGGAAAATCGAGCTTATTAGAAGCCATCCATTTTTTAAGTTCAGGTCGTTCCTTTCGAAGCGCATTAGCAAGCCGCGCTATTCACTATGACGCAAGTCAATTTAATCTATTTTCTGTTGTTTTGAGAGAATCATTTACAACTACGCTAGGATTGGAAAAAACGCGACAAGGGAAAACTAGAATTAAAATTGGTAATAATGTTGAATCTATTGGCGAGCTAGTTAAATTGCTTCCTACGCAGTTTGTTAGTCCAAACAGTTATTATTTATTGAGTGGTGGTCCTAAAGCGCGACGACAATTTATAGATTGGGGAGCGTTTCACGTGGAACCCCATTTTTTCTCAATATGGCAACAATTCCAACAAACCTTAAAACAAAGAAATGCAGCATTACAAAGACAAATAGTAGCGGATCAAATAAAAGTATGGAATTGTAAGTTAATAGAATTTTCTGTTGAAATAACACGCATGCGGGAAAAGTACTTACAACAATTAACGCCATTGATTACAGAGTTAATAGGTGAATTGGTTGATTTAAAAGAATTAAAAATTGATTTTTATCAGGGCTGGGACCATCAATCTAGTTTAGAAGAGGTTTTAAACCGATCTTTTTCTCGCGATACTAGTCTAGGTTATACTCAATATGGTCCACAGAGAGCAGATTTATTAATTAAATTACGCGGTAATCCAGCTCATGAAGTATTATCACGTGGGGAGCAAAAATTATTAGCCTATGCGTTACAGTTAGCGCAAGGATTATTGTTAAAAAAGATAACTAATAAATCATGTATTTATTTATTCGATGATTTGTTTGCAGAGCTTGATGCGGTTAAGCAAGGATATCTTCTTGCATTGTTAAATAGACTAGAATCGCAGGTTTTTGTTACGGTAATTGAAGCTAACTTGATTAAGTCATTAAATGACAGTGTGAATGGAAAAACATTTCAAGTAGAAAATGGGCAAATCCTAGAAAAATGCTTTTAATAAGGGGGTAATATGAATGCTTGGTTCATTTTAATGATAGCAGGACTGTTTGAGATAGGGTTTACAACCTGTATGAAACTATCAGAAGGGTTTACGCAGATACCCTATACCTTAGGGTTTATAATTTTTTCCTGCCTGAGTTTATTTTTTTTAAATAAAGCATTGACTCATATCCCTTTAGGGACAGCTTATGCCGTATGGACGGGAATTGGTGCTTTTGGAACGGCTTTAATTGGTATGTT includes:
- the dnaN gene encoding DNA polymerase III subunit beta; translation: MQFTINREALLKPLQLVTAVIERRQTVPILANVFLNLKDKALSLLGTDMEVELSGRIALEDAGKEGKTTAPARKLVDICKSLPEESLLKLQQKGDKLILQCGRSRFNLATLPATDFPISEESSSANNKQLTFTLPQKRLRSLIEATNFAMAQQDVRYYLNGMLWEFGQGSLRAVATDGHRLATSIKALISHTRTNLKQSDISLSDNQFIIPRKAVYELSRLLSDDEENDVTISLNNNQLRVNMPDYTFTSKLIDGKFPGYDRVIPQSGDKTLTVDRDLLKSSLMRVGILSNDKHRSICLEMQAKELRIFANNLDQEDAEDVLEVDFSGEAITVAFNINYLIDVLNSLPTGLVRMTLTSTDASVRLESVEENTSIYVIMPMRL
- a CDS encoding DMT family transporter, with the translated sequence MNAWFILMIAGLFEIGFTTCMKLSEGFTQIPYTLGFIIFSCLSLFFLNKALTHIPLGTAYAVWTGIGAFGTALIGMFFFKDPISYLRVFFLILLIGSILGLKFVR
- the dnaA gene encoding chromosomal replication initiator protein DnaA; its protein translation is MTSVLATATFVWQKCLDRLQNHISLQDFNTWIRPLQAEHKEDQLVLWAPNQFVLHCVNERFLVHINQILTRLDDVPPEVILKVGSRANQGAPALRHTQEVKAPVKTTRLSATHINTNFTFVNFVEGKSNQLARAASVQVGENPGGAYNPLLLYGGVGLGKTHLMHAIGNSILHKNPNAKVLYLHSERFVADMIKALQTNTINDFKTYYRSLDALLIDDIQFFAGKDRSQEEFFHTFNTLLESQQQIVLTCDRYPKEMSGVEERLKSRLGWGLTVAIEPPDLETRVAILISKAEQTKVNLPQEVAFFIGKRIHSNVRELEGVLKRVIAYAQFTGCQITLELVREAIKDVLALQDKLVTVDNIIKTVAEYYKIKVSDLISKRRTSSLARARQIAMALAKELTNHSLPELGRAFGGRDHTTVLHAFRKIQELKKTNTGVAEDFINLLRTLSN
- the recF gene encoding DNA replication/repair protein RecF (All proteins in this family for which functions are known are DNA-binding proteins that assist the filamentation of RecA onto DNA for the initiation of recombination or recombinational repair.), with amino-acid sequence MQVFRLKINQFRNLVDLDLEFSPRFNFIYGSNGSGKSSLLEAIHFLSSGRSFRSALASRAIHYDASQFNLFSVVLRESFTTTLGLEKTRQGKTRIKIGNNVESIGELVKLLPTQFVSPNSYYLLSGGPKARRQFIDWGAFHVEPHFFSIWQQFQQTLKQRNAALQRQIVADQIKVWNCKLIEFSVEITRMREKYLQQLTPLITELIGELVDLKELKIDFYQGWDHQSSLEEVLNRSFSRDTSLGYTQYGPQRADLLIKLRGNPAHEVLSRGEQKLLAYALQLAQGLLLKKITNKSCIYLFDDLFAELDAVKQGYLLALLNRLESQVFVTVIEANLIKSLNDSVNGKTFQVENGQILEKCF